The DNA sequence CCTGGGGCAGTTCATCGAGGTTAAGCAGGATTTCGTCCTCCAACGCGTGGGGGTCGTCCGCAATGCTTAAGAGAAGCCCTTTCAAGTACATATAGGAAACCGTGTCATAACCGGTCAGGCGTACGCCGAAGCTCTCATGGTCTCGGGAGCACACGATGCCGCGCACTTCGATGAGCGTGTGGGTCTCTCCGACGAAACTGCAGACTACGGGAGTCCCCCGCTCCATGGGCTCGCGGTGTTCGACGCGCAGGCCGCCAACG is a window from the Candidatus Hydrogenedentota bacterium genome containing:
- a CDS encoding PilZ domain-containing protein, translated to MSSYNQRTYTRIDVNLPVTVVPEGGASFEASVVDISVGGLRVEHREPMERGTPVVCSFVGETHTLIEVRGIVCSRDHESFGVRLTGYDTVSYMYLKGLLLSIADDPHALEDEILLNLDELPQAD